TTGAATGGGTAAGTCACAGTCGTCATGGTGTTCTGCCGCTTGATGCTGACCGCAGTTTCATGTTCACCGTATTGCGCCTGGAATGCCTCATCGATCCGGGGGTGATCCAGAATCGCAGGATCAAATATCGCGTGTTGACCTACGGGCCCTTTGTTCGGTAGACCGAACGCCCCGCCAGTGGCTTCGATCATGAGTATCACCGCCAACTCATCACACTCCAGACGCCACATCGTGGAACGTGGAATCAGCAGGAAGTCTCCGTGAGTAAATTCCAGGTGACCATAGTCACAGTACAGATGTCCCGAGCCCTCGTGCACAAACAACACCTGATCACCATCAGCATTGCTCGCCAGAGAGTTCATGTTGCCCCTGGTCATCCACATGCGAATCTGTGCAGCACCATTGGACAGCACCAGCGGCGCCTGCCAGGGGTTATCCAGCGGGGCATTCAACTGTGTCAGGTCATACGCTCGGGGTTGACTTGGCCCGTCGAATGAAGTCCACCCTGTTGGCGGATGGGCATGGTGGATCTGGCTGGCCGGGCCGAAGAACCCTTCGCGCCCGATCTCC
The genomic region above belongs to Gammaproteobacteria bacterium and contains:
- a CDS encoding homogentisate 1,2-dioxygenase; its protein translation is MKNRIPPVWVEGVASRQAHCDLPEGTYEREIGREGFFGPASQIHHAHPPTGWTSFDGPSQPRAYDLTQLNAPLDNPWQAPLVLSNGAAQIRMWMTRGNMNSLASNADGDQVLFVHEGSGHLYCDYGHLEFTHGDFLLIPRSTMWRLECDELAVILMIEATGGAFGLPNKGPVGQHAIFDPAILDHPRIDEAFQAQYGEHETAVSIKRQNTMTTVTYPFNPLDAVGWHGDLSVQRLNWRDIRPLMSARYHVAPSAHTTWLADRLVICTFCPRPIESDPGALKLPYYHSNNDYDEFIFYHQGQFFSRDHMKPGMCTYHPAGFPHGPHPEAYRTAMAYARKETDEVAVMVDTRDPLHTHDLHEGVEWRGYVDSWKG